In the genome of Budorcas taxicolor isolate Tak-1 chromosome 7, Takin1.1, whole genome shotgun sequence, the window ACTGACTGCTTTGTGACTGCCATCCCATTGAATCTCTTCTGAGTTCTCTTTATGTCTTTCTTGCTCAGAAAGCAGATaaaggggttcagcatgggtgtGGTTGTGATGAACAACTAAATGACgaagaaaaaaagtaataaacttTTGTTTCATATTTGGCTGTCTAAAGAAATTGTGGAAATGGCTTCGGTTGCCAAGTTGGTACTTTTTCCCAGAGAAATAGTACAactcatgatttttcttttagtaaactgaaaaataaattgttCAATATATAAatcctgtcaatgtatggcaaaaccaatacagtattgtaaagtaaaataaagtagaaataaaaatttttttaaataaaaaaataaaacatttcacttCAGAAGAAATTATTCCCAAGGAATGCATGAAGAGTCATGAGGAAAATGGGAATTTCCATATATTACACTTAAGTTTGCAAATCAATTCGTGGAAGTAGaaaaatgacaaaggaaaaaaagatagcaAATAGCATAAAGGTTAGTCAAGACAGCTAGTTAACTTGTATAAAGAagttgaaatgaaataaatggataTATCAGGCAGTAAATTGAAGGAGCAAGTGCTCTTTTCACAATCTGATCAGAAAATCACAATTTTGGCCTCTAAGGCATTGCATCTTGCAAAAATCAACACTTCTTCTGCCTCAAGACAATTGGTTCTAATATAGTTGCCATCCTAAAGAATTTTCTCAGagccttctttatgtctttattcctcagactgtagatgaaggggttcagcatgggtgtGACCACAGTGTACATCACCGAGGCTGTTACACTTGAATGTGAATTCTGGGTAACAGCAGGGGTAAAGTACACCCCTAAGACTGTACAATAAAATAAGGAGACACCTGAGAGATGAGATGCACAGGTGGAAAATGCTTTGTACTTCCCTTGAGCTGATGAGATTCTATGTATGGAGGAAACTATCCTAGAGTATGAGTAACATATCCCAGCGAATGGACCACCACCCAACAGCCCAACTGCAAAGTACATCATGGTTTTATTTAGAAAGGTGTCAGAACAGGCAAGTTGGATCACCTCTTTGAATTCACAGAAGAAGTGGGGGATTTCCAAGACTGTACAAAAAGACAGGCGCAGGGCCAGCAAAGTTTGTAACAAGGAATTCAGGGCACCTATCATCCAGGACACCAGAATCAGCAGTGCACACAGCCTGACATTCATGATGACTGTGTAGTGCAGGGGGTGACAGATAGCAACATACCGGTCATAGGACATGACGGTCAGGAGAAAGTCATCCAATTGTACAaatagtaggaaaaaatatatctgAGCGAAGCAGTCTTCATAGGAAATgactttgttttgtgtttttatattcaCCAGCATTTTGGGGATGGTGGTAGAGATGAAACAGATGTCTACAAAGGacaggttggagaggaagaagtacatgggggtgtggaggtggggatTTGAGTTGACGGCCTGGATGATGAGCAGGTTTCCAAACACAGTGATCAGATACATGGAGAGGAAAAAACCAAATATGACAGACTGCAGTGCTGATTCCTCTGAAAATCCCAGAAGAATAAATTCTGAAATTTGTGTTTTGTTGCCTGGTACCATACTTTGGTGGTCACTATTAGGAAACAAAGAACATGATTAATTTTTGCACGTGTGGGCTTTAacatagtgaaaaactgaaaattacaCGTTTCTGTAGTATTCAAGGTATCTTCTGTGACATCTGTGATTAGAAATTCCTGTTTCACACTCAGGCTTTTGACCAACAGCTCATGTATTACCCTGTTTAAATGCAAAATTCTTCCACACATTTGAGGAATTTATGTTGAATACTTACTATCTTCTGGGGTGAATGTGTAGGATGCTAAGAACAAAACTCCCTACAGTCCAAtagtgaataaaaatataaattaacaaatacaaaaacaCGTTGCCATGTCTTATAGTGAAAGATGCTGTGGAAAATATTCACTCTATAAAATAgagtaaatggaaaaacaaagcaggtataagacaggggcttccctcgtagctcaattggtaaagattcggcctgcaatgcaggagacatgggtttgattcttgggtcaggaagatcccttggagaaggaaatggcaacccactccagtattcttgcctggagaatcccatggacaaaggagcctggagggtcctCTGGGGTCGcaagaccatggggtcacaagagtcagacactacttagctaCTTTGACTTATAAGATAGAGTGGAGGTGTTATGATTTACTGGGAGCTCAGGGAGACCTCAAACAAGGAAAAATTTGAACAGAGATCTGATGGAAGACAAAGCAAGATATTATATTATCTGGGAGAGGAGAGTGCCCTGTTGGGGAAAGAGTCAGCGCAAAGTCACTGAGGGTGGGACTTGTTTCAAATAGTCAAGGCTCAAAGGAAGCCAAAGTGTTCAGGGGAATGAACAAGGGGAGTAAGGGAAATGACGTCAAATGATGCTGATGACCTCCCTGCTGCTGCCGAAACTGAAAGGCACAAAGAGTCCCTCATGCACATGTTCTTCCTTTcacacttttgttttaaaatttaaaatgattccTTTGGATAGAAACAGATCCTTATTTTCATCTTCTGTGTAATACTGTCGTGTCTGTCTCTTACAGGTCACATTTTGGAGTAGATAAACTTAAGTACCATTGCCCAGAGAACTGTTCATTCCCCACAACACACTCTCACACAAATAGAGCACTTGATTACTTACTGGGCTTATTACTCCCTGTGtgtccatgctaagttgcttcagtcctgtctgactctttgtgactctatggactgtagcccaaggctcctctgttcatgggatttcccaggcaagaatactggagtaggttgctatttccttctccaagggatcctcctaattcagagat includes:
- the LOC128050462 gene encoding olfactory receptor 7A17-like, with the translated sequence MVPGNKTQISEFILLGFSEESALQSVIFGFFLSMYLITVFGNLLIIQAVNSNPHLHTPMYFFLSNLSFVDICFISTTIPKMLVNIKTQNKVISYEDCFAQIYFFLLFVQLDDFLLTVMSYDRYVAICHPLHYTVIMNVRLCALLILVSWMIGALNSLLQTLLALRLSFCTVLEIPHFFCEFKEVIQLACSDTFLNKTMMYFAVGLLGGGPFAGICYSYSRIVSSIHRISSAQGKYKAFSTCASHLSGVSLFYCTVLGVYFTPAVTQNSHSSVTASVMYTVVTPMLNPFIYSLRNKDIKKALRKFFRMATILEPIVLRQKKC